From Halobacillus sp. Marseille-Q1614, the proteins below share one genomic window:
- a CDS encoding GntP family permease: protein MLGILLGLIVLMALAYMGWSIIWVAPIAAGVVALTGGLDLLEAYKNTYMEGFVGFAKDWFPVFMLGAIFGKLMEDTGMARSVAVALTKLIGTKRAILGVLVSAAVLTYGGVSLFVVVFAVYPLALSLFREANISRRLIPATVALGAFTFTMTALPGTPQIQNLIPMEYFQTNAVAAPAMGVIAAIIMAGGGYFYLRWREKKLTGKGEHFTEPKDNKMTETSEKDPNFLLSLLPLLTVLLTLNLLKWDIITALISGIVLIMLLNIQQVKGFTKSLNSGAGGSVIAIINTSAAVGFGTVVKAVPGFERLTEILMGIKGNPLISEAVAVNVLAGATGSASGGMGIALEALGSKYYEIALNSGISPEAFHRVASLSSGGLDALPHNGAVLTLLTITGLSHKDSYKDIFVVAVLIPVISVVFVILLSSLGIL, encoded by the coding sequence ATGCTTGGTATTTTACTAGGCCTTATAGTGTTAATGGCGCTGGCCTATATGGGCTGGTCGATCATCTGGGTTGCGCCCATTGCGGCAGGTGTCGTGGCTTTAACGGGCGGTCTCGATTTATTAGAAGCCTATAAGAATACGTATATGGAAGGATTCGTCGGATTTGCGAAAGACTGGTTTCCTGTCTTCATGCTCGGTGCCATTTTCGGAAAACTCATGGAGGATACCGGGATGGCCCGATCTGTGGCGGTCGCTTTAACTAAGCTGATAGGGACAAAACGGGCGATTCTTGGCGTGCTTGTATCCGCAGCCGTTTTAACATATGGAGGCGTCAGCCTGTTCGTTGTCGTATTTGCGGTCTATCCGCTGGCGCTTTCCTTATTTAGAGAAGCGAATATCAGCCGAAGATTAATTCCAGCAACCGTTGCCCTTGGTGCTTTTACATTTACAATGACCGCGCTGCCGGGAACTCCACAAATCCAGAACCTGATTCCGATGGAGTATTTTCAGACCAACGCGGTAGCGGCACCGGCAATGGGGGTTATCGCGGCTATTATCATGGCGGGCGGCGGCTACTTTTACTTGCGCTGGCGTGAGAAGAAGCTGACCGGGAAGGGTGAACATTTTACCGAACCTAAGGATAATAAAATGACAGAAACAAGTGAAAAAGATCCTAACTTCTTGTTATCCTTACTTCCGCTGTTAACAGTATTACTTACTTTAAATCTGCTTAAATGGGATATCATTACCGCCCTGATCTCAGGGATTGTCTTAATCATGCTCCTTAACATTCAACAGGTTAAAGGCTTCACTAAATCGCTGAACAGCGGTGCCGGCGGCTCTGTAATTGCAATTATTAATACGAGTGCGGCGGTCGGATTCGGCACAGTCGTAAAAGCCGTACCGGGATTTGAACGATTGACCGAGATCTTAATGGGGATTAAAGGAAATCCTCTTATTTCAGAAGCCGTTGCGGTTAACGTCCTTGCCGGGGCCACCGGTTCCGCTTCCGGCGGAATGGGGATTGCACTTGAAGCGCTCGGGTCTAAATATTATGAAATCGCCTTGAACTCAGGTATCAGCCCTGAAGCTTTTCACAGGGTGGCTTCCTTATCATCCGGCGGCCTTGATGCACTTCCGCATAATGGCGCAGTTCTGACGCTTTTAACCATTACCGGCTTGTCTCATAAAGACAGCTATAAGGATATTTTCGTAGTGGCTGTTCTTATCCCGGTAATCTCTGTAGTCTTTGTTATACTACTTTCATCGCTTGGCATTCTATAA